The following coding sequences are from one Streptomyces dengpaensis window:
- a CDS encoding N-formylglutamate amidohydrolase: MDDTPDSFELLPGAVDSPVILHVPHSSRHLPVPVRDGIVLDDAALERELDHITDAHTAELAEAVAEAAGRTPWRFVNRLSRLVIDPERFPDEREEMLAVGMGAVYTRTTHRRPLRPADVDPRPLIDRYFHPYARAMTAAVADRLAATGRAVIVDVHSYPSARLPYELHGDGPRPHICVGTDAFHTPPELVTLAEKAFAVLGDVGFDSPFSGAYVPLRFYEREPRVTALMVEIRRDTYMTEPGGPAGPGFARLASALTALVDAVVSG; encoded by the coding sequence ATGGACGACACCCCCGATTCCTTCGAGCTCCTCCCCGGCGCGGTCGACTCGCCCGTGATCCTGCACGTGCCGCACTCCTCGCGGCACCTCCCGGTGCCGGTGCGCGACGGCATCGTGCTCGACGACGCGGCGCTGGAGCGCGAGTTGGACCACATCACGGACGCGCACACCGCGGAGCTGGCCGAGGCCGTGGCCGAGGCGGCGGGACGCACGCCGTGGCGGTTCGTCAACCGGCTGTCCCGGCTGGTCATCGATCCCGAACGCTTTCCCGACGAGCGCGAGGAGATGCTGGCCGTCGGGATGGGCGCGGTCTACACACGCACCACGCATCGCAGGCCCCTGCGGCCCGCGGACGTGGATCCGCGGCCGCTGATCGACCGTTACTTCCACCCGTACGCACGGGCGATGACGGCGGCGGTCGCCGACCGGCTAGCCGCCACCGGGCGCGCCGTGATCGTCGACGTCCACTCGTATCCGTCGGCTCGGCTGCCGTACGAGCTGCACGGCGACGGGCCGCGGCCGCACATCTGCGTCGGGACCGACGCCTTTCACACGCCGCCCGAGCTGGTCACCCTCGCGGAAAAGGCGTTCGCGGTCCTCGGCGATGTGGGGTTCGACAGCCCGTTCTCCGGTGCGTACGTACCGCTGAGGTTCTACGAGAGGGAGCCGCGGGTCACCGCCCTGATGGTGGAGATCCGGCGGGACACGTACATGACCGAACCGGGAGGGCCTGCGGGCCCGGGGTTCGCACGGCTCGCCTCGGCGCTGACGGCTCTCGTCGATGCCGTGGTCAGCGGGTGA
- a CDS encoding amidohydrolase family protein, with protein sequence MPVVDAWMQHPTLRHSNHEMFESLRRWTGMGMLEEPLPVKTTVAALAAADVEIGLSAAWYGPQGPLISNDEVAEFVAQSEGRLRGVACVDLAKPVAAVRELRRAVEELGFVALRIVPWLWQLPPTDRLYYPLYAACAELGVPFCTQVGHTGPLRPSETGRPIPYIDQVAIDFPELTIVCGHIGYPWTTEMIAVADKHPRVYIDTSAYTARRYPPELVEYLRGRGRRKVLFGSNYPMITPAQALEHLADLRLDDETTELFLSGNARSVFRLGNQS encoded by the coding sequence ATGCCGGTCGTCGACGCCTGGATGCAGCACCCCACCCTCCGCCACTCCAACCACGAGATGTTCGAGTCGCTGCGCCGCTGGACGGGCATGGGAATGCTGGAAGAACCCCTGCCGGTCAAGACCACGGTGGCGGCGCTGGCGGCCGCCGACGTGGAGATCGGGCTGTCCGCGGCCTGGTACGGGCCGCAGGGGCCGCTCATCAGCAACGACGAGGTCGCCGAGTTCGTCGCCCAGTCCGAGGGGCGGCTGCGTGGCGTGGCGTGCGTGGATCTGGCGAAGCCGGTCGCCGCCGTACGAGAACTGCGGCGGGCCGTCGAGGAACTCGGGTTCGTGGCGCTCAGGATCGTGCCGTGGCTGTGGCAGCTGCCGCCCACCGACCGGCTCTACTACCCGCTGTACGCCGCCTGCGCCGAGCTCGGCGTCCCGTTCTGCACGCAGGTCGGGCACACCGGACCGCTGCGCCCCTCGGAGACCGGCCGGCCGATCCCGTACATCGACCAGGTCGCCATCGACTTCCCCGAACTGACCATCGTCTGCGGGCACATCGGTTACCCGTGGACCACGGAGATGATCGCGGTGGCCGACAAGCACCCGCGCGTCTACATCGACACCAGCGCGTACACCGCCCGCCGCTACCCGCCCGAGCTGGTGGAGTATCTGCGCGGCCGGGGACGCCGGAAGGTCCTCTTCGGCTCCAACTACCCCATGATCACGCCGGCTCAGGCGCTGGAGCACCTCGCCGACCTGCGCCTGGACGATGAGACCACCGAGCTGTTCCTGTCGGGCAACGCCCGGTCCGTCTTCCGCCTCGGGAATCAGTCGTAA